The Bradyrhizobium barranii subsp. barranii genome segment CCGAGAGGCTGTCCGCGATCGCGATCAGCGCTGCGCCGGCACGATGGGCGGCCTGCGCAACACGGACGCTCGCATGCGTGTAGGGCAGGAAGCCGATGACGATGACGGCTTCGCCGGGACGAAAGGCGCCGAGATCGAGATCGTCGGGGCCGGATGCGCCGACGAGTTGCACCTGTTCGGGACGGAACAGCCGGAGCTCGTAGTTCACGAGCTCCGCGACGCTCCGGCAGCTTCGGTAACCGGCAATCCAGATCCGCTTGGCGTCGTGCAGCGCGCGGGCGGCATCCGCAATCGGCTGGGCCGGAATGCGCAGAAGGCCGGCGCCCTCGGCCTCGAGCTTGTCGGTGACGAGCGCGACATCGGCGTGCGGGCCGTGACGGCGGCTCTTGGCGCGGCCGGAGAAAGGTGAGATCTGCGACGGCCGCCGCGCTTCGGTGAGTGCCGCGCGCAATTGGTCCCAGCCGGAATAGCCGATGGCCTTGGCAAGCCGCGTGAACGCGGCCGGGTCGGCGCCGGCCTCGGCGGCGAGATCGCGCATCGAACGGGTGGTGGCGTCGTAGTCATTGGCGGCAACGAAGCGGCCGACCTCCTGCAGGCGCAGGGGGAGCGATGGCAACGCAATGCGCAGTTCGCTCAAGGGCGAGGATTTCGCGGGCTCGGCCATGAAACATTTGTTGCACGCTTTTCAGATTGGTGCAACAGTTGACGTGCGCCGCCGGAAATCGTTGCTCGCCAGAAGGATTTTTGTGCTGTGACTTCAGACAGTCCAAGACCGCCGCCCCGCCGTCGCTTCTTCGGCGGATTTGGCCGCCGAGAGCTGCAAGGCCTGTTCTGGCAGGTGCTCGTCGTCGGGATCGTGCTTGGGGTTGTCGCCTTCCTCTGGTCCAACACCGTCACCAATCTCTCGGCCCGCCGCATCACCACCGGCTTCGCTTTCCTCGGCCGCGAAGCCGGCATGCCGATCGCCGACAGCCTGCTCGCCTATAATCCGAGAGACACGTACCTGTGGGCCTTCGTCGTCGGCATCGCCAACACCTTGCGTGTCGCCGTGATCGGCATCGTGCTCGCGACGATCCTGGGCACGCTGATCGGCATTTCGCGTCTCTCCGCCAACTGGCTGTTGTCGCGGCTCGCCGCCGTCTATGTCGAAACGCTCCGCGACATCCCGCTGCTGCTTCAGCTCCTGTTCTGGTACGTCTTGATGCAGGCACTGCCGGCCGCGCGCGCGGCCTGGCGGCCGGTCGAGGGCGTATTTCTGTCCAATCGCGGCCTGATCCTGCCGGCAATCCAGCTGGGCTCGCCGCAGCTCTGGGTGCTCGGTACAGCCGTGCTCGGGCTTGCCGTGTTTTATCTCATCAGGCGATGGCTGATCGCGCAGCAGATGTGCGCGGCAAGCCGCGGCCGGCGTGGCCCTTTGCGGTTGGCTTCATCGTCGCGCTGCCGGCGGCAATGTCCGTGGCGCTTGGTGTGTCCTGGAAGATCGAATGGCCGGAGCTGCGCGGCTTCAACTTCGTCGGCGGGCTGACGCTCGCGCCGGAGTATTTCGCGCTGCTGATCGCGCTCGTGACCTACACCTCGGCCTTCATCGCCGAGATCGTGCGCAGCGGCATCCAGTCCGTGCCGCGCGGACAGTGGGATGCTGCCAATGCGCTCGGCTTGCGCCGCAGCTTCATGCTGCGGCAGATCATCCTGCCGCAGGCGCTGCGCGTCATCGTGCCGCCGATGACAAGCCAGTATCTCAACCTGACAAAGAACTCCTCGCTCGCGGTCGCGATCGGTTACCAGGACGTAGTGTCCGTCGCCAATACCACGCTGAACCAGACCGGGCAGGCGATCGAGGCGATCGCGCTGATCATGGCGGTGTTCCTGACCATCAGCCTCGGCATCAGCTTCTTCATGAACTGGTACAATTCGCGCATCGCGCTGGTGGAGCGCTGATCATGACGGCGATCGCCGATATTCCGGACGCCCCGCGCGCTGCCCGCCGCCCGCAGATGGGCAACCCGGTGCTGCGCTGGCTCCGCACCAATTTGTTCTCGTCGATCCCGAACGCTATTCTTTCGGTCGTGTTATTGGCGATCCTCGCCAAGGGCATCTTCAGCTTCGTGCAGTGGGGCATCGCGAACGCGGTCTGGCTCACGCCGGCAAACGACTCCAGTGCCTGCCGCGCCGCGCGCGGCCTCGGTGCCTGCTGGGCGATCATCCCCGAAAAATATCGCTTCATCCTGTTCGGCACCTATCCGTTCGACGAGCAGTGGCGGCCGGCGCTGTCGGTCGTTCTGTTCATCGCGCTGTTTTATCTCTCCACCCGCCGCGCCCTGTGGCGGCGCGAGCTGGCCTAGTCTGGATCGGCGCGCTGGCGTTGATCAGCGTGCTGATGTGGGGCGGCGTGTTCGGGCTCTCCTTCGTCTCGCAGGACCGTTGGGGCGGACTGCCGGTGACGCTGATCCTGGCGACGTTTGGTCTCGCGTTCGGCTTCCCGCTCGGCATCCTGGTCGCACTCGGCCGGCGTTCAAAGCTGCCGGTGATCCGTTCGCTCTCGGTGCTCTATGTCGAGCTGATCCGCGGCGTGCCGCTGGTGAGTCTGTTGTTCATGGCGAGCGTGATGTTTCCGCTGTTCATGCCGAGCGGATTCAACATCGACAAGCTGTTGCGCGCGCAGATCGCCATCATCCTGTTCGCGGGCGCGTATCTTGCCGAAGTCATCCGCGGCGGCCTCCAGGCCGTACCGCGCGGGCAATATGAGGCCGCCGATGCGCTGGGGCTGTCCTACTGGCGCAAGCATCGCCTGATCGTGCTGCCGCAGGCGATCCGCCATGTCATCCCGCCGCTGGTCAACACCTTCATCGCGTTCTTCAAGGACACCAGCCTGGTCCTGATCATCGGCATCTTCGACCTGCTGACGACGGCCAAGACCGCGATCATCGATCCGGCCTGGCAGCAATTCTCGGTTGAGGTCTACATCTTCGTCGCCGCGATCTACTTTGTCTTTTGCTTTGCGATGTCGCGGTACAGTCGCGGCCTGGAGGCGAATACCGCCTCGAGGTGAGCGGATTTCCCCGCCGCGGGAGCGAGCCAGAAGCGCTGGAAGCCTATACTGGAGCGCGAAATGCTTATGCCGTGCCTATATCGCGTGCCTGGATTCAAACTGGCAATCCTACGCGGCGAGATCCATCTGCAATTTGCTGGTGGCACTCACAAGAGGCACGTCACATCATGATGAAATCAGTTCTCGCAGCGTCGGCCATGCTGGTCGCGCTTTGCTCCGCCGCCTCTGCTCACGAGGCAATGAATCACTCGCACATGGCTTCGGCGGCCACCGCCCAGATGTCGGAAACGCATCCGAACTCCTTCGCCTTCGCCGCTCCAACGGATGAGGCCGGATACGATGCGCATCGGTATCACGGCGGGCCGAAAGCGAACGACTAGGGTCTGACCGGCGCACGGCGGGGACGGCCAAGTCCCCGCCGGTGCGGCTCGCGTTATGCCTTCACCTTGGGATCAATCGGCGTGGAGCCGCGCAGACCCAGAATATCCTCCAACACCTTCGCGCCGGCGATCACCTGCGCATCCGCGCGCGGGGCGCCGACGACCTGCACACCGATCGGGAGGCCAGACGCCGTGAAGCCGCAGGGCAGCGACAGCGACGGGCAGCAGGCGAGCGTGATGGCGTAGACGATGCCGAGCCATTCGACATAGTTCTCGAACTTCTTGCCGGCGCATTCGGCGACATAGCGGTGCTCGATCGGGAAGGGCGGCACGATCGTGGTCGGCGTCAACAGCAGGTCGTAGCTTTTGAAGAACTCGATCGCGCGCGCGGTCATGCCGACGCGCTGCGCCTCGGCGCGCGCGAGCTGCTCGACGGTGAGCTTGATGCCTTCCTCGATGTTCCAGATCACCTCGGGCTTCAGAAGGTCGCGCTTGGTCCGCAGCAGATTGGCCTTGGTGATCGCGAAATCGAAGGCGCGCAGGACGTGGAAGCATTCATGCGCCTCGCGCCAGTCCGGATGCGCTTCTTCCACGATCGCGCCTGCCTCCGCAAAGCGTTCCGCGGCCTTGCGCGTGATCGCCTTGACCTCTGGATCGACCGGCGTGATGCCGAGATCGGGCGAATAGGCGATGCGCTTCGGCTTCTTGCCTGACTGCGCGGCCGACAGGAACGAGGTCGCAGGTGCGGGCAGCGAGAGCGGGTCGTCTGCATAGTCGCCGCTCATGGCATCCAACAGCAGCGCAAGATCCTCGACATTGCGCGCCATCGGCCCCACCACGCCGAGATTGCGGTCGATCGCCGATTTGGGCGTGTGTGCGACGCGGCCGATGCTGGGCCGCATGCCGACCACGCCGCAGAACGCCGCGGGGCTGCGCAAGCTGCCGCCCATGTCAGAGCCCTGGGCGAGCCAGGCCATGCCGGTGGCAAGCGCCACCGCAGCGCCGCCGGAGGAGCCGGCCGCAGACTTCGTCGTATCCCAGGGATTGAGCGTCGCGCCGAACACTTCGTTGAAGGTGTTGGCGCCGGCGCCGAATTCCGGTGTGTTCGACTTGGCGTAGACGACCGCGCCATTGCCTTCGAGGTTCTCGACCATGAGATCGGACTGCTTAGGCACATTGTCCCTGAAGATCGGCGAACCCTGTGTGTTCAGCACGCCCGCGACATCGGTCAGGTCCTTGATCGGTACCGGCAGGCCCGCGAGCAGCCCGCGGGCTCCGGCCGGCTTCTGCATCAGCGCCTTGGCGTTGTCCCGCGCGCGATCGAAGCATAGCGTCGGCAGCGCGTTGACCTTGCCGTCGACCTCACCGATGCGCTTCTCCAGCACATCCAGAAGCTCGAGCGGCGAGACGTCGCCGGATCGCAGCTTGTCGACGACGGCGCGTGCGGTTTCGCGGATCAGGTCTTGAGACAACTATTTTACTCCTGTGCTTATTGTGTCGTCATTGCGAGCGCAGCGAAGCAATTCGAACTGCCACAGCGGATGCATTCCTGGATTGCTTCGCTGCGCTCGCAATGACGGGAAAAACTAACCCCAGCCCGCGCTGATGCCGCCATCCACGGTATAGATGACCCCCGACGTATATCCGGCGCGATCGGACGCCAGGAACGCCATGAGATCGCCGATCTCGCGCGCATGCGCGGGCCGGCCGAGCGGCAGGCTCTTCTGGAATTCCTTGTAACGGCTCTCATCGCCGAACTGGTGCTTTGCCCGCGTCTTGAGCAGGGTGACGTGGCGATCAGTGCCGACCGGGCCGGGATTGATGCCGACCACGCGGATGTTGTCGGCGAGGCTCTTGCCGCCGAGCGCACGGGTGAAGGCCATCAATGCGGCGTTGCCGGCGCTGCCGCAGATGTAGTTGGCATCGAATTTTTCGCCGGCCGCGCCGATGTCATTGACGATGACGCCGCGACCCTTCGCCTTCATCTGCGCGTAGATCTGCCGCGTCAGGTTGATATAGCCGAATACTTTCAATTCCCAGGCGTGCCGCCAGGTCGCCTCGTCGATCTTGTCGATGGAGCCACCGGGGATGTCGCCGGCATTGTTGACGAGCACGTCGATATCGGCGGCTTCCCTCGCGAGCCGTGCCACGTCCTCGGCCTTGCGCAGGTCCACGATGCTCGTCGCGGCATCGATCTGGTGTGCGGAGCGCAGGCGGTCCGCTAGCGCCTTGAGCTGGTCGCCGCTGCGGGCGGCGAGCAGGAGGTTTGCGCCTTCCTCGGCAAACGCCTCGGCGGCGGCTGCGCCAATGCCTTTGGACGCGCCCGTGATCAGGACGCGCTTGCCACGCAGATGCAGATCCATGAAGGGTACTCACTCGGTGGGAACATCAGGATCAAACCAGTAGGCGCTCGGCCGCGCCACGGTCAACATTGCAGTGCAGCGTTGCACTGCTGCCGAGTTTGGTCCATTGCAGTGCGGTCAAAAAGGCGGCGGCTGCCGGACCAACCAAGGACGTTCTCGATGAGCAAGAAACAATACCGGATTGCAGTCATTCCCGGCGACGGCATCGGCAAGGAAGTGATGCCAGAGGGCCTGCGCGTTCTGGAGGCAGCGGCGAAGAAGCACGGGGTGTCCCTGCATTTCGACCATTTCGACTTCTCGTCCTGGGACTATTACGAGAAGCACGGCCAGATGATGCCGGACGACTGGAAAGAAAAGATCGGCAAGCATGACGCGATCTATTTCGGCGCCGTCGGCTGGCCGGCCAAGATTCCGGATCACGTCTCGCTGTGGGGGTCGCTGATCAAGTTTCGCCGCGAGTTCGACCAGTATGTGAATTTGCGCCCGGTGCGGCTGATGCCCGGCGTGCCGTCGCCGCTGGCGAACCGCAAGCCTGGCGACATCGATTTCTGGGTGGTGCGAGAGAACACCGAAGGTGAATATTCCTCCGTCGGCGGCCGCATGTTCCCGGACACCGACCGCGAGTTCGTGACGCAGCAGACGGTGTTGACCCGCATCGGCGTCGACCGCATCCTGAAATTCGCTTTCGAGCTCGCGCAGTCGCGGCCGAAGAAGCACCTGACCTCGGCGACCAAGTCGAACGGCATCTCCATCACCATGCCCTATTGGGACGAGCGCGTGGAGGCGATGGCGAAGAAGTTTCCGGGCGTGAAGTGGGACAAGTACCACATCGACATTCTGACCGCGAACTTCGTGCTGCATCCGGACTGGTTCGACGTCGTGGTTGGCTCGAATCTGTTCGGCGACATCCTCTCCGATCTCGGCCCGGCCTGCACCGGCACCATCGGCATCGCGCCATCGGGCAACATCAATCCCGAGGGCGATTTCCCCTCGGTGTTCGAGCCGGTGCACGGCTCGGCGCCCGACATTGCGGGGCAGGGCATCGCCAACCCGATCGGCGCGATCTGGTCCGGCGCGATGATGCTCGAGCACCTCGGCGAGAAGGAAGCCGGCAAGTCGATCGTCGATGCGATCGAACGCACGCTTGCCGAACGCACGCTGCGCACCAAGGACCTCGGCGGCAACGCCGACACCACCGCCTGCGGCAAGGCGGTCGCGGATATGGTGGATTAAGGCGGCAGATCTTCCCCTCTCCCCTTGTGGGAGAGGGTGGCTCGCCGCGTAGCGGCGAGACGGGTGAGGGGTCTGTCTCCGCAGAGACGGGCCTCCCGTCCGAGAAGTTTTTCTTCGCGGAGAGAACCCCTCATCCGGCGCTTCGCGCCACCATCTCCCACAAGGGGAGAAGGGAAGGGGCAGCGGTGGTTTTGGGCGCGCTCTACACGTAAGATTTCCGCGTCGGATCGAAGATCGGCGGATAATTGTTCTCGTCGAGCAGATCGAGAAACGGGTCGAGTCCCCTGGACTTGATGAGGCCGAGCTCCTGATGCGAGATCAGGTTCACGGTCAGGATCTCCACGGGATCGCTCGCGATCTCGAGCGCCTCGGCGATCTGCTTATCGGGGCCGATGACCGGTGTGAGAAACAGGAATGTCTGGAAGTCCGTTCCTGCAACCGGCGGACACGGCAGCGCGACGCGATGACCAAAACCGAACCAGGTCGTGTCGATGGACGGCAGATTGGCGAGCCAGCGCAGATTGGCGCAAACCTCCTCTGTCGGCTCCCGGACATACCACATCAGCTCGGCACGTGGCTTTGCGTCGCCATGCACCCCCGGCATTCGCTGTTCGCTCATGCCGTTGGTCAGAAGCACATAACCTTCGTCAGATCCCTCCTGGCACACCGGCACGAAATCGCGGCCAAAGGCGTGGATGTCGATGCGGCGCTCCGCGCTGTCGGTGAAGCTGTGCTCGGGCTCGCCAAGCTCGCTTTCATAGATCGCGAGCCGATGCCGGTAGAAGTCGGTTTCGGGTAACGGCTCGCTCGAGTCGGACATGAGCGTTGCAAGACGGGAGAACATGTGAACCTCGGGGGCGGATGTGGACCGGGATATTCGCGTTGTCGTGAGACGACGCGGGCCGGTTCAAATCCGCTCCACGAGTGCGGTGATGCTTCGCTTTAGTCCAGATCTCGTTGCGCGATAGTGCACTTGGCCGGGCTATTCTCAGCGATGCGCTTCGTTCCCGACTAGCCCGCGATCTTCTCGATCGCGGCCTGGTCCAGTCCGAACTTCGTCCCGGCCTCCAGGATTTCCTGCCAGGTGGTCGGGTCGACCGGAATGCCTTCGGCCAGACGCTTCTTCCTGGTCTCGCGCTCGGGATCGCCGGCGATCTTCACCTTGTCGACGCCGGGAGCGGGCGGCGAGCCGGTGTGCCAGGCAACAAAACTCTCGACCTCGCTCGCAAGGTTGTCGCCGGTGCCGAGCTTGTTCGGGTCGATGACGATCGAGAGCATGCCGTTGAGGACGTTGTACTTGCCGTCGGACGGGCCCTTGACCACCTGCCCGCCGGAGAGCGCGCCGCCGAGGATTTCGCACACCAGTGCGAGGCCGGAGCCCTTGTGCTCGCCGAACGGCAGGATGGCGCCGTGCGGCGGGATCACGGTGTAGCGCGGGTTGGTGGTCGGCTTGCCTTCGTTGTCGATGATGGTGCCGGGCTCCAGTTCGACGCCCTTGTTGTGGGCGACCCGGGTCTTGCCTTGCGCGATCCTGCTGGTGGCGAAGTCGAGCACGATCGGGTCCTTGCCCCTGCGCGGGATGCCGACGCAGAACGGGTTGGTGCCGTGGCGCGCATCGCTGCCGCCCCACGGCGCCACGATCGGGCGCGAGATCACGTTGACGAAGTGGATCGAGACCAGCCCGTGGTCGATGCACTGCTCGGCCCAATGGCCGATGCGGCCAATGTGGTGCGAGTTGGAGAGGCCGACGAGACACACGCCGTTGCGCTTGGCGCGCTCTGCCGCCAGCTCCATCGCCTCGTGCCCGAT includes the following:
- a CDS encoding MurR/RpiR family transcriptional regulator, which encodes MAEPAKSSPLSELRIALPSLPLRLQEVGRFVAANDYDATTRSMRDLAAEAGADPAAFTRLAKAIGYSGWDQLRAALTEARRPSQISPFSGRAKSRRHGPHADVALVTDKLEAEGAGLLRIPAQPIADAARALHDAKRIWIAGYRSCRSVAELVNYELRLFRPEQVQLVGASGPDDLDLGAFRPGEAVIVIGFLPYTHASVRVAQAAHRAGAALIAIADSLSAPMAEGADHVLLFEAASSPGFFPSLTGAIAIAQSLAAVTFSLGGTAAKKRLETTEARLAAASTYVSEKG
- a CDS encoding tartrate dehydrogenase; protein product: MSKKQYRIAVIPGDGIGKEVMPEGLRVLEAAAKKHGVSLHFDHFDFSSWDYYEKHGQMMPDDWKEKIGKHDAIYFGAVGWPAKIPDHVSLWGSLIKFRREFDQYVNLRPVRLMPGVPSPLANRKPGDIDFWVVRENTEGEYSSVGGRMFPDTDREFVTQQTVLTRIGVDRILKFAFELAQSRPKKHLTSATKSNGISITMPYWDERVEAMAKKFPGVKWDKYHIDILTANFVLHPDWFDVVVGSNLFGDILSDLGPACTGTIGIAPSGNINPEGDFPSVFEPVHGSAPDIAGQGIANPIGAIWSGAMMLEHLGEKEAGKSIVDAIERTLAERTLRTKDLGGNADTTACGKAVADMVD
- a CDS encoding suppressor of fused domain protein — translated: MFSRLATLMSDSSEPLPETDFYRHRLAIYESELGEPEHSFTDSAERRIDIHAFGRDFVPVCQEGSDEGYVLLTNGMSEQRMPGVHGDAKPRAELMWYVREPTEEVCANLRWLANLPSIDTTWFGFGHRVALPCPPVAGTDFQTFLFLTPVIGPDKQIAEALEIASDPVEILTVNLISHQELGLIKSRGLDPFLDLLDENNYPPIFDPTRKSYV
- a CDS encoding amidase — translated: MSQDLIRETARAVVDKLRSGDVSPLELLDVLEKRIGEVDGKVNALPTLCFDRARDNAKALMQKPAGARGLLAGLPVPIKDLTDVAGVLNTQGSPIFRDNVPKQSDLMVENLEGNGAVVYAKSNTPEFGAGANTFNEVFGATLNPWDTTKSAAGSSGGAAVALATGMAWLAQGSDMGGSLRSPAAFCGVVGMRPSIGRVAHTPKSAIDRNLGVVGPMARNVEDLALLLDAMSGDYADDPLSLPAPATSFLSAAQSGKKPKRIAYSPDLGITPVDPEVKAITRKAAERFAEAGAIVEEAHPDWREAHECFHVLRAFDFAITKANLLRTKRDLLKPEVIWNIEEGIKLTVEQLARAEAQRVGMTARAIEFFKSYDLLLTPTTIVPPFPIEHRYVAECAGKKFENYVEWLGIVYAITLACCPSLSLPCGFTASGLPIGVQVVGAPRADAQVIAGAKVLEDILGLRGSTPIDPKVKA
- a CDS encoding malate/lactate/ureidoglycolate dehydrogenase gives rise to the protein MADYRTIKAQPLTNVVRAIVKAGGSTDREAELVSTNLVEANLRGHDSHGVGMIPRYVQSVTTGGLAVNAHVKIVLDTGPLLTLDGLTGYGQVIGHEAMELAAERAKRNGVCLVGLSNSHHIGRIGHWAEQCIDHGLVSIHFVNVISRPIVAPWGGSDARHGTNPFCVGIPRRGKDPIVLDFATSRIAQGKTRVAHNKGVELEPGTIIDNEGKPTTNPRYTVIPPHGAILPFGEHKGSGLALVCEILGGALSGGQVVKGPSDGKYNVLNGMLSIVIDPNKLGTGDNLASEVESFVAWHTGSPPAPGVDKVKIAGDPERETRKKRLAEGIPVDPTTWQEILEAGTKFGLDQAAIEKIAG
- a CDS encoding SDR family oxidoreductase, translating into MDLHLRGKRVLITGASKGIGAAAAEAFAEEGANLLLAARSGDQLKALADRLRSAHQIDAATSIVDLRKAEDVARLAREAADIDVLVNNAGDIPGGSIDKIDEATWRHAWELKVFGYINLTRQIYAQMKAKGRGVIVNDIGAAGEKFDANYICGSAGNAALMAFTRALGGKSLADNIRVVGINPGPVGTDRHVTLLKTRAKHQFGDESRYKEFQKSLPLGRPAHAREIGDLMAFLASDRAGYTSGVIYTVDGGISAGWG